GGATATTAGAGTCATATAAAAAAAGGAGAGTTATTAGAGTATCATGACACAAAGGCATGACTACACACAAACAACAGCAGCATCTACTATTCCGTAGTGTATACATGAAGTAGAGTACAACATTGACAAATCTTTCATTACATGCACAAGAAAGTGTTTGCCGTTTGACTGATGTCGATTCACCATGAAATGTGCAGCGGAGCGGAGGACGTGGCACTGATCGAGTACGCGAAGCTGACGGGGCGGCCCTTCAGGGTGTTCAGCCTCGACACGGGGCGCCTGAACCCGGAGACGTACCAGCTGTTCGACAAGGTGGAGAAACACTACGGCATCCACATCGAGTACACCTTCCCGGAGGCCGGTGAGGTGCAGGACCTGGTGAGGAGCAAGGGCCTCTTCTCCTTCTACGAGGACGGCCACCAGGAGTGCTGCAGAGTGAGGAAGGTGCGGCCGTTGAGGAAAGCCCTCAAGGGCCTCAAGGCCTGGATCACCGGCCAGAGGAAGGACCAGTCCCCTGGCACCAGGGCCAGCATCCCTGTTGTACAGGTTGATCCTTCTTTTGAAGGGCTGGATGGTGGAGCTGGTAGCTTGATCAAGTGGAACCCTGTTGCCAATGTGGAGGGCAAGGACGTGTGGACCTTCCTCAGGACCATGGATGTCCCTGTGAACGCCCTACATGCTCAAGTAAGTTCTATTGCAGAGGTGTCATTTGGGGATTTATATCTAGACAGGTAACTGACCATCGTGCACTGAACTTTGTGTTTCAGGGATACGTCTCCATTGGATGCGAGCCGTGCACCAGGCCCGTCTTGCCGGGGCAGCACGAGAGGGAAGGGAGGTGGTGGTGGGAGGACGCCGCTGCCAAGGAGTGTGGCCTCCACAAGGGCAACATTGAGAAGGAGGGCGCACCCAAGGTCGGTGTCAACGGCAATGGCTCGGCGGAGGCCAGCGCTCCGGACATCTTCCAGAGCCAGGCCATCGTCAACCTCACCCGGCCAGGGATCGAGAACCTCCTGCGGCTCGAGAACCGCACAGAGCCGTGGGTCACTGTCCTCTATGCTCCCTGGTGCCCGTTCTGCCAGGTACAAACCGAGATCGCAATTTCAAGCTGATTTTCATTTTCCACTTGCATCAGAACCGAGAGCTATGGTTGCTGAATCGATCTTGTGATGCGCTGTGTTGTGCAGGCGATGGAGGCGTCGTACATCGAGTTGGCCGAGAAGCTGAGCGGCTCAGGCATCAAGGTGGCCAAGTTCCGCGCCGACGGCGAGCAGAAGCCGTTCGCGCAGGCGGAGCTGCAGCTACAGAGCTTCCCGACGATTCTACTCTTCCCCAGCCGCACCGCGAGGCCCATCAAGTACCCATCCGAGAAGAGGGACGTCGACTCGCTCCTCGCCTTCGTCAACAGCCTCAGATAGGGTGGTCGGGGAACAGGAGAACCATCGTTCTCTGCATTGTACTGTACTGGCGGCGTCTAGTAGGCACTGTATAAGCAAGAGAACGGTTCAAAATATCAAATCAAATGTTGTAGACAGGGTGGGGAGGCAGGGACAGCGTCAAATGAAAGCTCCTCCATTATAAAGGGCTGGGATTTGTGTGTAGCTGTAGTTAGCAATAAGGGGAGATTTGTAAGGGTTTGAAATAAGAGTATAGTTATGAAAGTTTTGATCGGAGGCTTTACCTAGAATTGGCAGCATATCACTTACTTTCACTCGTAAACCAAATATCCATTTAAGCACCATCAATCACGAAGCTTGGAGGGCTTGTCAAATCCAAATTACTAGGCGTCCTTTTTTTACATGGCGTAACGATTTCTGCCCCCTAGGCTGTGTATTCATATCATATTGGGCAGGTCTTAATCCTAGCAGGAACAGCAAGATTTGAGGGAATGTGCAAATGTTCTTCAAGAATGGCCTTGATAGGAGAAAGGTCGAGACCTCCTGTTCATAATATAGCAAGGATCTCAGCTGTTCCGATGAATGATCAACCTGATGATGCCATGGCGGAAGATGATCAGTGATAGAGGAAGCAGGAGAGAAGAATATGTACAGTATGTTGGAATAGTAGATGCTGAATTAGAAATGCAAAGAGCAAAAGGCCCGTTTTCAAGAACCTTTTTTTTAACCGGGATAGGCCACGAAGAGCCTGGATACTGCATTAAACATAAAGCGGTGTGGTACAAAATACATAAGGAACCTCCAAGAACAGGTCCCTAGCTTTTACAGAATAGACCCTGAACAAATAGaagaaaaagcaatcgggtcctccGACACCGCAGGCGATCACAGGACCAAGCGACGGCCGTCGCCACCAGCACCGGGGACTAGACCAATTGGGAGGATGAGCTCCGCCGCGAGTCCACGATAGGGCCTCCGCTGGTGGTTGGAGAAAACCTGACGCAACGCCGGCACCAGACTCTAGAGTTGCTGCCCGCCAGGATCAAAGGTCGGCTGCCAATCTTGGGCCACCGAGGATGAACTCCAAACAACCGCAGTATCACGAACTCCCCAGCCTCTCCCAACACCGCAGAACACTTCAGCTAGCTTACTCTtctcctcgcctccacggccaGCCAGAAGAGAGAGCGGCATCCGCGAGCTCCAGTAGCAGAGAAGACCGATGAACCGCTTATTGAAGAAGACCTCACCGGGTCTGCAAACCACGCCTTGCTTCCACCTCGGAAACCTGGCGCCATGCATCGCCGGCGACTGCCTGATGCCACGGAAAAGCATCAGCACAACTAGCCTCCAGAAGATGGGGAAGATGGCCTTATTGTGGGAGATGCCTAGCTTCATCATCCTCCCAGCCCACAGCTCTAGCCACCAGAGCCGAGCGCACCTGATCCAGTCGATGAGATCCATCGACCTACTCCCAATCTCCACTAAGGGTAAACCTACACTAAAACATGCCCTAATACTACTATCGGTGCCCTTCCTTTGCCTACTCCAGCCTGATGGGTTCGTTACATGAAAAACAAAATATTTTTACCATGAAtaagaacaaaaccaagatccaatctaggaaaagccaagatctaatctatgaagatcgaagcaacgagatagatgagaaCTTACCCTCGTAGCtccaaagccttaacgagatcagatatcgtggttgatgtagacgatcgttctggtgctgcaatccggcagcacttccgtactcggtcacacgtacggtgtcgatgaagtccttcctctccccgttccagcgggcagcgggggtgtggtagatcccctcagaatcccagcagcacgatcgtgtggtggtggtggtggaggagaaaaactgcagggcttcgccaagccggtgtagagttgtggtggaggagagagggggcggccagggttAGGGTTTAAGGGATGGTGCGCCCCCtatcccctcccctctttatatagggggagggtcggttggggtggccccccacaccccaaacccatctagggccgacGGCCAAAGAGGGGGGAGTTTTCTCCCCCCCAAGTCTTTTCCCCTTTAGGGTTTTGGGGAACCCTAAGGGTTggccgacttgggccttgaggggctgTGTGCTTAGACCATTAGGGCTGGGATGCACCCCCTCGGCTCATGTTggacctcctagggtcgtgggcccactagtGGACCCcttggaaccttctagaaccttctcgaTCTTCcatcggaaaaatcccgaacttttccgaaccgcagaaatcaacttcccttatatgaatcttattctccagaccattccggacctcctcgtgatgtcctggatcccatccgagactccgaaaaacattcggtctccatctcatattccgaagctactatacaacatcgaaccttaagcgcgtcaccctacggttcatgaaatatgcggacatgatcgagacccatctccgatcaataaccaatagcgggacctggagatccataatgactcccacacattcagcgatagcTTAGTGATCGATCGAACCATTAACATATGATACTGATTCcatttgtcgcgcgatactttacttgtccgaggtttgatcattggtatctccatacctagttcaacctcgataccgataagtactctttactcgtaccgtggtatgtcatctcttgtgaccttgtcacatgcttgcaagctaattagatgacattccaccgagagggtccagagtatatctatccgtcatcgggatggacaaatcccactcttgatccatatgcctcaactcatactttccgaatactcaatctcatctttataaccacccatttacgtagtggcgtttgatgtaatcaaagtacccattcggtgtaagtgatttacatgatctcatggtcgaaggactaggttactacgtatcgaaagcttatagcaagttgaacttaatgacttgatcttatgctatgcttactatgggtgtgtgtccatcacatcattcacctaatgatatgatcttgttattaataacatccaatgttcatgatcaggaaaccatgatcatctattaatcaacaagctagttaaacgagaggcttactagggactttggttgtttacacaaacacatgtattaatgtttccggttaatacaattatagcatggggtgtaaacatttatcatgaacactaatatATAACatactactttattattgcctctcgggcatatctccaacagtctcccacttgcactagagtcaataatctagtttacatttgtaaagatataacactttggccttctggtgcttatcatgttttgctcacgggagaggttttagtcaacgaatctgacacgctcagaaacatatgtattttgcaattcatttgcttctccacgcatcactcattttccaaatgagttggcattaatcgtatatgttcagtcttctggtggaacattAATTCCAcgatctgaaatatgtcactaatattgtcacacacaatatagcttcaaacttctgacactatcggaactacaccaagttctcaaataaCTCCTCGAATCAAACACTctcggtcattgtcaaaacaatgacatactctgccttcgtttgtagaatccgtcacaatatttagaactcatctaaatctagcatagacttcttctagctcactgtgctaccttttaatgaacacttagcctaattgagattgaattttatttttatatgtgaccaaactaatatcggtgcaacgccttacatcgatttgtttgtcattacctcaTACAAAACAATATATCCTCGGCTCTTCCAAAGtagtcaaggatattcttactgttgtccaatgatcatcgcaTAGATCATTCTGATatttgctcctaactctttagagcagaaGACATctaattgtgtacatattattcgtgatctaaaatcactcatgtgtttttactcattaagtgtcaaatactgtaagggtatattgcccctatgtgtggttttggtaattagtgacaacccctatggactaatgttttcattaagtttatatgaaggaatattcaataggtactacttgtattccatgtgttgaattcaagtatggatgccatgaagataaaagatataccttgagtattggcatcaagatcatcaatttgtagacatatatgtgatatgatcaagaagaagaaatgaaggagTTCTTGTGTGGAGCTCAATATTtgtcatgctctagcttatgtgataagcaatgaatgatcgagatcttgagtgcttgattccaagtgaagaattcaagttatggctctaagtcggtgtcatgatagtctcataagttgagctatggttgactaagatttagagcctgcaaacaaatgaagaattctatatacacctcaagatattatgctagagcatgagaagatacaaggttgaccaatacaaagagtgaagaatagattcaagattggtcaacacatgaagcatgaagaatgtgccacgagaagtcatgtggtatggtaagccatgtcaattatgctttatgaactaacccatcatatatgtttccttgtgttgtctatgtgggttaggtatcttccatgggaatgcatcaaaagtgagatctcatatagcccatgagaggattacgtcaagtggtgatcgtcatcaaggttgagttgggaaagttcaagttgagcatctcaagaggatcatatgctcgAAGCTTGACGTCTATtttgtgataatggacatgtgaagatgtgcatcaatggagctttcccatcatggtgtatgggggtgttgaccaccaaaacccaccggcgagtagcgacgggcaacacgtagagccgggaggctcccagaactgcggtgggccctggtccctcgtacgacggcccgcaatgctccggcacgcacgtccgatgctggtgcaagggcgtgccacctgacctatacctggtcaggaaggtgatggattgcttcgcttagtttcctgcatggcatacacgtaaacattaaatacgagcctcgatcggctctcaggttgtcctgtgaatcggctcaaggagccgatccacccatgattcatatgagatctacgataacatggtggtcctgcttgatcaatattaagttaaaacgacctacgacgatttagggttttcaccacataatcggaacatcctacgcgtaattgagcctggcagccacgcaagatgataataaactaacccttgataaggcctaaaaaccaacatggagttgattcccagaacatcttctctagggttagcaaactacaccttacgtgctactggatccttcaacccgtttgcaaggcctaactatgtagatatcaaactagtccttgaagaacaaggagcaatcataacggatcggatctactaaacaaggatcaagcaaggtgctgcccttacacctaagataggtgtaaaggcagctagatgtctagggatagcatagataaaagcatatatcaaggtaaaacaatgctaaccctaacacatctacgataactacgttgctcgccatcaacaaggcttcagcacgagcaacgcatgaacaacgaacaaactcgatactgcctagatcgcgagatgcgatctaggcagcatggtgcttacccggaagaaaccctcgaaacaaggggtggcgatgcgcctagattggtttgttgtgaacgtgatcgtcctccttctcaataaccctagatacatatttatagtccgtagactctctaacgtgggaataatcccaaccgtgcacgagctaaactcctttaa
This region of Lolium perenne isolate Kyuss_39 chromosome 2, Kyuss_2.0, whole genome shotgun sequence genomic DNA includes:
- the LOC127333356 gene encoding probable 5'-adenylylsulfate reductase 1, chloroplastic, producing MASATASISSHSIAPRDLKAVRIGAVRQQVAVVPSAPAAKSQRARAVRPLRAAEPARKPVSASAAAAPVAPVEEEVSDAASVDYEALAQELVGASPLEIMDRALDLFGSEIAIAFSGAEDVALIEYAKLTGRPFRVFSLDTGRLNPETYQLFDKVEKHYGIHIEYTFPEAGEVQDLVRSKGLFSFYEDGHQECCRVRKVRPLRKALKGLKAWITGQRKDQSPGTRASIPVVQVDPSFEGLDGGAGSLIKWNPVANVEGKDVWTFLRTMDVPVNALHAQGYVSIGCEPCTRPVLPGQHEREGRWWWEDAAAKECGLHKGNIEKEGAPKVGVNGNGSAEASAPDIFQSQAIVNLTRPGIENLLRLENRTEPWVTVLYAPWCPFCQAMEASYIELAEKLSGSGIKVAKFRADGEQKPFAQAELQLQSFPTILLFPSRTARPIKYPSEKRDVDSLLAFVNSLR